One Argiope bruennichi chromosome 5, qqArgBrue1.1, whole genome shotgun sequence DNA segment encodes these proteins:
- the LOC129968995 gene encoding perilipin-2-like isoform X1: MFEYKLEYSESAVEVLIVSVLKMTLLSRIKMTNPEGEVPSTVPKEPIAKGNENVIKSEFLEKVSEIPVVNAAKEYSTAAYNQVKQMNRFTAAALSAAENAALYFALTAKPFLEKVQPQAQVIDHLACTGLDAVKEKAPFLMKPPEELVDEARKLCSSTVEAGYQKVEDIKNIGTEGLSTVKNYGIQKAHDALVGTEELVDRLIPPAFGEGSNEAAIDSDSVPERASKLTSKIGLRLYGHGVKHLIPIHKLSQESVSKLLYTVELMQQLKENYAKKSVQEYVDEAKIKATWIWEELNKEPVEEPEAKDALKNLEHRMLSLARRTTSILVHAYNVTAVPLSSLPTNYQDGFRTASKYATELFTQFDQATKAGEVTVTVLQGLRSKITDLEKVIQRLSSHSEQIEMEDLGNSEAAAAQQS; the protein is encoded by the exons ATGTTTGAATACAAGCTCGAGTATTCAGAATCTGCGGTAGAAGTCTTGATTGTTTCTGTCTTGAAAATGACGCTTCTCAGCA gaataaaaatgacCAACCCAGAAGGTGAAGTTCCAAGCACTGTTCCTAAGGAACCAATTGCCAAAGgtaatgaaaatgttataaaaagtgAATTTCTGGAAAAAGTATCAGAAATTCCAGTTGTGAATGCTGCAAAAGAATACAGTACTGCTGCTTACAATCAAGTTAAGCAAATGAACAGGTTTACTGCTGCAGCTTTATCTGCTGCTGAAAATGCTGCACTTTATTTTGCATTGACTGCCAAACCTTTCCTGGAAAAGGTTCAGCCACAag cccAGGTCATTGATCACTTGGCTTGTACTGGATTGGATGCTGTCAAGGAAAAAGCTCCATTTTTGATGAAGCCTCCAGAAGAACTTGTGGATGAAGCAAGGAAACTTTGCTCCTCAACAGTTGAAGCTGGCTATCAAAAAGTTGAAGACATCAAAAACATTGGAACAGAAGGCTTATCTACTGTCAAAAACTATGGAATCCAAAAGGCACATGATGCTTTGGTTGGAACTGAAGAATTAGTTGATCGATTAATTCCACCAGCATTTGGAGAAg gCTCTAACGAGGCTGCTATTGACAGCGATTCAGTTCCTGAGAGAGCCAGTAAACTGACTAGTAAAATTGGTCTTCGCTTGTATGGTCATGGAGTAAAACATCTCATTCCCATTCATAAATTAAGCCAGGAATCTGTGTCAAAGTTGCTTTACACTGTTGAGCTG ATGCAACAGTTAAAAGAGAACTACGCCAAGAAGAGTGTGCAGGAATATGTAGATGAAGCAAAAATCAAAGCTACTTGGATCTGGGAAGAATTGAACAAGGAGCCTGTTGAAGAGCCTGAAGCAAAAGATGCACTCAAG AACCTTGAACATCGAATGCTATCTCTTGCCCGACGAACGACCTCAATCTTGGTTCATGCCTACAATGTGACAGCTGTTCCTCTCTCTTCTCTCCCAACCAATTACCAAGATGGTTTCCGAACAGCTAGTAAATATGCAACTGAACTCTTTACCCAATTTGATCAA gCTACCAAGGCTGGTGAAGTTACAGTTACTGTTCTCCAAGGACTCCGTAGCAAGATCACCGATTTGGAAAAAGTTATCCAACGTCTGTCCTCTCACTCTGA
- the LOC129968995 gene encoding perilipin-2-like isoform X2, which produces MTNPEGEVPSTVPKEPIAKGNENVIKSEFLEKVSEIPVVNAAKEYSTAAYNQVKQMNRFTAAALSAAENAALYFALTAKPFLEKVQPQAQVIDHLACTGLDAVKEKAPFLMKPPEELVDEARKLCSSTVEAGYQKVEDIKNIGTEGLSTVKNYGIQKAHDALVGTEELVDRLIPPAFGEGSNEAAIDSDSVPERASKLTSKIGLRLYGHGVKHLIPIHKLSQESVSKLLYTVELMQQLKENYAKKSVQEYVDEAKIKATWIWEELNKEPVEEPEAKDALKNLEHRMLSLARRTTSILVHAYNVTAVPLSSLPTNYQDGFRTASKYATELFTQFDQATKAGEVTVTVLQGLRSKITDLEKVIQRLSSHSEQIEMEDLGNSEAAAAQQS; this is translated from the exons atgacCAACCCAGAAGGTGAAGTTCCAAGCACTGTTCCTAAGGAACCAATTGCCAAAGgtaatgaaaatgttataaaaagtgAATTTCTGGAAAAAGTATCAGAAATTCCAGTTGTGAATGCTGCAAAAGAATACAGTACTGCTGCTTACAATCAAGTTAAGCAAATGAACAGGTTTACTGCTGCAGCTTTATCTGCTGCTGAAAATGCTGCACTTTATTTTGCATTGACTGCCAAACCTTTCCTGGAAAAGGTTCAGCCACAag cccAGGTCATTGATCACTTGGCTTGTACTGGATTGGATGCTGTCAAGGAAAAAGCTCCATTTTTGATGAAGCCTCCAGAAGAACTTGTGGATGAAGCAAGGAAACTTTGCTCCTCAACAGTTGAAGCTGGCTATCAAAAAGTTGAAGACATCAAAAACATTGGAACAGAAGGCTTATCTACTGTCAAAAACTATGGAATCCAAAAGGCACATGATGCTTTGGTTGGAACTGAAGAATTAGTTGATCGATTAATTCCACCAGCATTTGGAGAAg gCTCTAACGAGGCTGCTATTGACAGCGATTCAGTTCCTGAGAGAGCCAGTAAACTGACTAGTAAAATTGGTCTTCGCTTGTATGGTCATGGAGTAAAACATCTCATTCCCATTCATAAATTAAGCCAGGAATCTGTGTCAAAGTTGCTTTACACTGTTGAGCTG ATGCAACAGTTAAAAGAGAACTACGCCAAGAAGAGTGTGCAGGAATATGTAGATGAAGCAAAAATCAAAGCTACTTGGATCTGGGAAGAATTGAACAAGGAGCCTGTTGAAGAGCCTGAAGCAAAAGATGCACTCAAG AACCTTGAACATCGAATGCTATCTCTTGCCCGACGAACGACCTCAATCTTGGTTCATGCCTACAATGTGACAGCTGTTCCTCTCTCTTCTCTCCCAACCAATTACCAAGATGGTTTCCGAACAGCTAGTAAATATGCAACTGAACTCTTTACCCAATTTGATCAA gCTACCAAGGCTGGTGAAGTTACAGTTACTGTTCTCCAAGGACTCCGTAGCAAGATCACCGATTTGGAAAAAGTTATCCAACGTCTGTCCTCTCACTCTGA